In Tiliqua scincoides isolate rTilSci1 chromosome 1, rTilSci1.hap2, whole genome shotgun sequence, the following are encoded in one genomic region:
- the RARS2 gene encoding probable arginine--tRNA ligase, mitochondrial, with product MAACRFRRSIAAQLSHILEVPPENLIKSITAVPVSKKRLPIDFQLIVSSVLDTNSSSHSRSDVQLQTQKIAEKLKCDAVVTEISTGEGTVNFTINQELLTKTVLQKVREDGSQYGIKSELFSQLPKRKILVEFSSPNIAKKFHVGHLRSTIIGNFIANLKEAIGHHVTRINYLGDWGMQFGLLGAGFHRFGCEEKLKLNPLQHLFEVYVQVHKASEEDKNITELAQDFFRKLEARDEQAISLWQRFRDVSIEEYVQMYKRLGVHFDEYSGESLYQEQCQDVLKMLDMKGLLKKTKEGAGIVYLSEKGDQSTVMRSDGTSLYITRDLAAAIDRMNKCNPDTMIYVTDKSQSSHFQQLFRILKLLGYEWAERCQHVPFGRVQGMKTRKGDVVFLEDVLDEACSMTLERMASAKTSKELDNPLETAERIGLAAVIIQDFRGLLSSDYQFSWDHVLQSRGDTGVFMQYTHARLYSLEKMCGTVSQASHINTARLQDPQAVSLIKHLLRYDEILYRSSQDLQPKHIVSYLLTLSHLVAAAHKQLPVKGSVPELAEARICLFQAARSVLANGMKLLGIMPVNRM from the exons ATGGCCGCATGTCGTTTTCGGCGCAGCATTGCCGCACAG CTTTCCCATATTCTAGAGGTGCCACCAGAAAACTTGATAAAGTCAATAACTGCTGTTCCAGTGTCCAAGAAAAG gctACCCATTGACTTCCAGCTCATTGTGAGCTCTGTCCTAGATACCAACTCTAGCAGCCACTCAAGGTCAGATGTTCAGCTTCAGACTCAGAAGATTGCAGAGAAG CTGAAATGTGATGCAGTTGTGACTGAAATCAGCACAGGTGAAGGAACAGTAAACTTCACAATAAATCAAGAATTATTAACAAAG ACAGTGTTGCAGAAAGTGCGTGAGGATGGCTCCCAGTATGGAATAAAGAGTGAACTTTTCTCACAGTTGCCAAAAAGAAAGATTCTAGTTGAGTTTAG TTCACCCAATATTGCAAAGAAGTTTCATGTAGGACATCTGCGTTCTACCATAATAG GAAATTTCATAGCAAATCTCAAAGAAGCAATCGGACACCATGTTACCAGAATAAATTACCTTGGGGATTGGGGCATGCAGTTTG GTCTGTTGGGAGCTGGCTTCCACCGGTTTGGCTGTGAAGAAAAACTAAAATTGAATCCTTTACAGCATCTTTTTGAG GTCTATGTGCAGGTCCACAAAGCATCTGAAGAAGACAAGAATATTACAGAGTTGGCACAAGACTTCTTTCGAAAACTGGAGGCACGTGACGAACAAGCCATCTCATTGTGGCAACGTTTTAGAGATGTTAGCATTGAAGAATATGTCCAGATGTACAAG CGCCTGGGAGTGCACTTTGATGAATATTCTGGAGAATCATTGTATCAAGAACAATGTCAGGATGTTCTAAAGATGTTGGACATGAAAGGACTTCTTAAGAAAACTAA GGAAGGAGCAGGAATAGTTTACCTTTCTGAAAAAGGAGATCAATCTACTGTAATGCGAAGTGATGGAACCTCACTCTACATAACAAG AGATCTTGCTGCTGCTATAGATAGAATGAATAAATGTAATCCGGACACTATGATATATGTG ACAGATAAAAGCCAGAGCTCTCATTTTCAACAGCTGTTCCGAATACTGAAATTATTAGGATATGAATGGGCAGAAAG GTGTCAGCATGTGCCATTTGGAAGAGTTCAAGGGATGAAGACGCGAAAAGGAGATGTGGTTTTTCTTGAAGATGTTTTGGATGAAGCCTGCTCCATGACGTTGGAAAGAATGGCTTCTGCAAAAA CATCCAAAGAACTGGATAACCCTCTTGAGACTGCTGAAAGGATTGGACTTGCAGCAGTGATAATTCAG GACTTcagaggtctcttgtcatctgatTATCAGTTTAGCTGGGACCATGTTCTCCAAAGCCGAGGTGACACGGGCGTTTTCATGCAATACACACATGCCAGGCTCTACAG TTTAGAAAAGATGTGTGGGACCGTCAGTCAAGCATCTCACATTAATACTGCACGTTTACAAGATCCACAGGCTGTTTCTTTGATTAAACACCTTCTCAG GTATGATGAGATTCTTTACCGGTCTTCTCAAGATCTTCAGCCCAAGCATATTGTTAGTTATCTCCTGACACTCAG CCATTTAGTAGCTGCAGCTCATAAACAGCTACCTGTGAAAGGCAGTGTTCCCGAACTAGCAGAG GCAAGGATCTGTCTCTTCCAAGCTGCACGGTCTGTTCTGGCTAATGGAATGAAACTTCTTGGAATCATGCCTGTAAATAGAATGTAG